One genomic region from Cardiocondyla obscurior isolate alpha-2009 linkage group LG01, Cobs3.1, whole genome shotgun sequence encodes:
- the LOC139101928 gene encoding nose resistant to fluoxetine protein 6-like, translating into MLQFAFTFCICISLILSCASTNTEKINNNIFTKIPAYIVAQKSELLNSTRCREELQNFQTAVDHRMLWSLKVLDASGVLKPVSFLFGNNYWMGSRSQCLDMTSTVFSLLSQQPIFNSTLFRNLQKELPFQLNYFVAHFTHNSTLQYRVNVSIEDVITLGLCLPASCTTQELSFILNVIFNDKDILNDNFYFSNFQLIQVKNLKNDNNWLFTSTFYIFCVYLGITFLMTAIGTMYELLIHKKRIKMNETQQNGKTKTNSVLREESKLGNVLMCFSVYRNTKEIFSTKLDTDAIPVIHSLKFLSMVIIIFYHYFVYTWDSIDNKVWTWNIFDKYFSFLINFIPLSVDVYFFSSGCLVTYLYLRNRTDKKLSKSIQCKENLIEFFIYIIKRFTRLTPAYMTALILWQLSSTWFEKTSQFYTYERGHEMCPKYWWRNLLYINNFFSFDTMCMKWSWYLANDMQFYIIAVILLILSTTYFYVVVTLIITILIISALLNGYTSYVYEYVPTLSEINRMIDIMYDKPWMRINPYIIGMISGYILKKLNNNLALKKKIIILCWCLVIVVDIYVLRYQRHMSILSTAVYMTLFRILWATSIAWIVITCTKNGGILNKLLSFKGWIPLSRLTYCAYLLNPIIIQSITLYSNNAIHYEVLLQIVMCLGYILIIYLCSYVLSLLVEIPYISLTRLFIRYFRYAKGTSKVL; encoded by the exons ATGTTGCAATTTGCATTCACCTTTTGTATTTGCATAAGTTTAATATTGTCTTGTGCTTCAACAAATACtgaaaagattaataataatatttttaccaaAATACCAGCTTATATCGTAGCACAAAAATCTGAGCTTCTCAACTCAACAAGATGCAGAGAGGAATTACAAAACTTTCAAACAGCTGTCGATCACCGAATGCTGTGGAGTTTGAAAG tgtTAGATGCCAGTGGCGTATTAAAACCAGTTTCATTTCTTTTTGGTAATAATTACTGGATGGGCAGCCGTAGTCAATGTCTTGATATGACAAGCACAGTTTTTTCATTACTTTCACAACAACCGATATTTAATAGCACATTGTTTCGTAATTTGCAAAAAGAATTACCTTTCCAACTAAATTACTTTGTTGCGCATTTTACTCACAATAGTACTCTTCAGTATCGTGTAAATGTTTCTATCGAG gaCGTTATTACATTAGGTCTCTGTCTACCAGCATCGTGTACTACACAGGAACtaagttttattttgaatgtaatatttaatgataagGATATCTTGaatgacaatttttatttctcgaattTTCAACTGATccaagttaaaaatttaaaaaatgataataattggCTATTTACCagtacgttttatattttctg cGTATATTTGGGAATTACTTTTTTGATGACGGCAATTGGAACGATGTACGAATTACTTATACATAAAAAACGCATAAAAATGAATGAAACTCAACAAA atggaaaaacaaaaacaaattcaGTTTTACGTGAGGAGAGCAAATTGGGGAATGTGCTAATGTGCTTCTCCGTTTATAGAaatacgaaagaaatattttctacaaaacTAGATACCGATGCAATACCTGTCATTCATagcttaaaatttttaagcatggtcataataattttttatcactaCTTTGTGTATACATGGGATTCTATTG ATAACAAAGTCTGGACTTGGaacatttttgataaatatttttctttcttaattaattttattcctttaagTGTTgacgtttactttttttcaagTGGGTGCTTAGTCACTTACTTGTATTTACGCAACAGAACAGACAAAAAATTGAGTAAATCTATTCAATGTAAAGAGAATctgattgaattttttatttatataataaaaagatttactCG aTTGACTCCAGCTTACATGACTGCGTTAATATTGTGGCAATTAAGCTCGACTTGGTTCGAAAAGACGTCACAGTTTTACACGTATGAAAGAGGACACGAAATGTGCCCAAAATACTGGTGGAGGAATCTTctgtacataaataatttctttagttTCGATACAATG tgTATGAAGTGGAGCTGGTATTTAGCGAATGAcatgcaattttatataatcgcTGTAATACTATTAATTTTGTCGACTAC CTATTTCTACGTTGTCGTTACTCTAATAATTACCATTTTGATCATTTCCGCACTTCTCAATGGATACACTTCATACGTTTATGAATATGTGCCAAC ATTAAGCGAAATTAATAGAATGATAGATATCATGTACGACAAACCATGGATGAGAATAAATCCGTATATCATTGGGATGATTTCaggttatattttaaaaaaattgaataataactTGGCTttgaaaaag aaaattataattttgtgttGGTGTCTCGTAATCGTTGTCGATATTTATGTATTACGCTATCAGCGGCACATGTCCATTTTAAGTACTGCTGTTTATATGACTTTATTCAGAATACTTTGGGCAACGAGTATAGCATGGATTGTAATAACATGTACTAAAAACGGAG gcATTCTTAATAAGTTATTATCGTTCAAAGGTTGGATTCCTCTTAGCAGACTTACTTACTGCGCTTATCTTTTAAATCCCATTATTATACAATCAATTACTCTCTACAGTAACAATGCAATACATTACGAAGTTTTGCTTCAA ATTGTTATGTGTCTaggatacattttaattatctactTATGCTCTTATGTGCTGTCTTTGCTAGTGGAAATACCTTATATTTCGTTAACGCGATTGTTTATCCGTTACTTTAGATACGCAAAAGGTACAAGCAAGGTATTGTAA